A part of Doryrhamphus excisus isolate RoL2022-K1 chromosome 8, RoL_Dexc_1.0, whole genome shotgun sequence genomic DNA contains:
- the timm50 gene encoding mitochondrial import inner membrane translocase subunit TIM50 isoform X3: MIIEPTSPKLLPDPLKEPYYQPPYTLVLELTNVLVHPEWSLATGWRFKKRPGIDYLFQQLAPLYEIIIFTTETGMTAYPLIDSIDPQGFVLYRLFRDATRYMEGHHVKDVSCLNRDSSKVIVVDCKREAFSLQPFNGMALKKWDGNSDDRTLYDLANFLKTIALSGVDDVRSVLENYAMEDDPIDAFKRRQAQLAQEEEQRLSEQSQQKKQGMSLGSIASRFWRSKQQ, translated from the exons ATGATCATCGAGCCCACCAGCCCCAAATTGCTGCCCGACCCCCTGAAGGAGCCCTACTACCAACCTCCATACACATTGGTCCTGGAGCTCACTAATGTGCTGGTACACCCGGAGTGGTCG CTGGCCACTGGGTGGCGCTTCAAGAAACGTCCAGGCATCGACTACCTGTTCCAGCAGCTTGCCCCGCTATACGAGATCATCATCTTTACCACCGAGACTGGcatg ACGGCGTATCCGCTGATTGACAGCATCGATCCTCAAGGTTTCGTCCTGTATCGCCTCTTCAGAGACGCTACGCGCTACATGGAGGGTCATCATGTGAAG gatgTGTCGTGTCTGAATCGTGACAGCAGCAAGGTGATCGTGGTGGACTGCAAGCGGGAAGCATTCAGCCTGCAGCCTTTTAACGGGATGGCCTTGAAGAAATGGGACGGCAACTCCGACGACCGAACACTCTACGATCTTGCCAACTTCCTGAAGA CTATCGCTCTGAGCGGTGTGGACGACGTCCGCTCGGTGTTGGAGAACTACGCCATGGAGGACGACCCCATTGACGCATTCAAACGCAGGCAGGCACAGCTGGCACAG gaggaggagcagcgcCTGTCAGAGCAGTCCCAGCAGAAGAAACAAGGAATGTCTCTGGGCTCCATCGCCTCGCGCTTCTGGCGCTCGAAACAACAGTGA